From the Paenibacillus sp. FSL H8-0548 genome, one window contains:
- the nirB gene encoding nitrite reductase large subunit NirB, which produces MTTSKKKLVLIGNGMAGVRAIEHLLKLSPESYDITIFGAEPHPNYNRIMLSSVLAGGADMQEIVINDWSWYTDNNITLYTGHKVTKIDTERKKVTSHLGIEAAYDVIIIATGSNPFMLPLPGADKEGVIAFRDIHDCEVMIDTSKKYKKAVVIGGGLLGIEAARGLLHLGMEVNVVHIHPYLMERQLDLTASKMLQSELEAQGMQFLLQKSTASIKGKKRAAGLAFTDGTEVDGDLVVMAVGIKPNVELAKAAGLEVNRGIVINDFMQTSIPDIYAVGECAEHRGIAYGLVAPLYEQGAVLAKHLAGVETAGYAGSVTSTKLKVSGVDVFSAGRFVESPGTRSLKIQDDLAGTYKKIVIQDGKLVGAVLFGDISDGAELFASIKKGESVAGREKEILLGISSDLLGQSSGGNRLEAMADDEIICGCNGVSKGTIAEAITTKGCNTVGSIKSCTKASASCGGCKPLVEGLLALYSGDSTGEPVKEGICGCTSLNRDEIVEGITSMRLMSTNEVMNVLGWHNAEGCTKCRPALNYYLGMLYPEEYVDEKESRITNERYHANIQKDGTFSVVPRIYGGVTSPADLKKIAEVAEKFEVPMVKFTGGQRLDLLGVKKEDLPKIWAELDMPSGHAYGKTLRTVKTCVGNTFCRFGTQDSIGMGIRMEKAFERLNAPAKVKLAVSGCPRNCAESTIKDFGVIAIDGGWELHVGGNGGIKVRATELLTIVKTEDEVMEWSSAFLQLYREQAQWNERTAQWIERVGLEYVKTALEKQEDRLDLVARIEKTLSLTTDPWKQIVETDELRKNFEKLSTAQPAQI; this is translated from the coding sequence ATGACTACATCTAAAAAGAAATTAGTGCTGATCGGAAACGGCATGGCAGGAGTACGGGCGATTGAGCATTTATTAAAGCTTTCTCCTGAAAGCTACGACATTACGATCTTCGGTGCCGAGCCGCATCCCAATTATAATCGAATCATGCTTTCCTCCGTCCTGGCCGGCGGTGCAGATATGCAAGAAATCGTCATCAACGACTGGAGCTGGTACACCGACAATAATATTACCTTATACACCGGACACAAGGTAACCAAGATTGATACCGAGCGCAAAAAAGTCACCTCGCACCTTGGCATTGAAGCGGCTTACGATGTGATCATTATCGCTACTGGCTCGAACCCCTTCATGCTGCCCCTTCCTGGCGCAGACAAAGAAGGCGTAATCGCCTTCCGTGATATCCATGATTGCGAGGTCATGATTGACACATCCAAGAAGTACAAGAAAGCAGTCGTCATCGGGGGCGGCCTGCTCGGAATTGAAGCAGCACGAGGTCTCCTCCATTTGGGTATGGAAGTTAACGTCGTCCATATTCACCCCTACTTGATGGAACGCCAATTGGACCTAACCGCCTCCAAGATGCTGCAAAGCGAGCTGGAAGCGCAAGGGATGCAGTTTTTATTGCAAAAAAGCACAGCTTCTATTAAAGGAAAAAAACGTGCTGCCGGATTAGCTTTTACTGACGGCACTGAAGTAGACGGGGATTTAGTCGTCATGGCTGTAGGGATCAAGCCAAATGTTGAGCTTGCCAAAGCAGCAGGGCTCGAAGTCAATCGGGGCATCGTTATTAATGACTTCATGCAAACGAGCATACCTGACATCTATGCCGTGGGCGAATGCGCGGAGCACAGGGGTATCGCTTATGGCCTTGTTGCACCGCTCTATGAACAAGGCGCGGTGCTGGCGAAACATCTAGCTGGTGTTGAAACGGCTGGTTATGCAGGCTCAGTCACCTCGACCAAGCTTAAAGTATCCGGCGTTGATGTGTTCTCGGCAGGACGTTTTGTCGAATCGCCCGGCACGCGCTCGCTAAAAATTCAGGATGATCTGGCAGGCACTTATAAAAAAATCGTTATTCAAGATGGCAAGCTCGTTGGCGCGGTACTATTCGGGGATATCTCAGACGGTGCTGAATTATTTGCTTCTATTAAGAAGGGTGAATCTGTTGCGGGACGTGAGAAGGAAATATTGCTTGGCATCTCATCCGATCTGCTAGGCCAATCCTCTGGCGGCAACCGACTCGAAGCGATGGCGGATGACGAAATTATTTGCGGCTGCAACGGCGTATCGAAAGGCACCATTGCTGAAGCAATCACGACCAAGGGCTGCAATACGGTAGGCTCCATCAAATCCTGCACGAAGGCTTCCGCATCCTGCGGCGGCTGCAAGCCGCTAGTTGAAGGCTTGCTTGCTCTCTACTCCGGCGATTCGACCGGCGAACCAGTTAAAGAAGGCATTTGCGGCTGTACCTCACTTAACCGAGATGAGATTGTTGAGGGCATTACAAGCATGCGCCTAATGAGCACCAATGAGGTTATGAACGTACTCGGCTGGCATAATGCTGAGGGCTGCACGAAATGCCGTCCTGCACTCAATTACTATCTGGGCATGCTGTATCCAGAAGAATACGTCGATGAGAAGGAATCCCGTATTACGAATGAGCGTTATCATGCGAATATTCAGAAGGACGGTACCTTCTCCGTCGTGCCTCGTATTTATGGAGGGGTAACCTCCCCTGCGGATTTGAAGAAAATCGCTGAGGTGGCCGAGAAATTCGAAGTACCGATGGTGAAGTTCACCGGTGGGCAACGGCTAGACCTGCTGGGTGTAAAGAAAGAGGATCTTCCAAAAATTTGGGCTGAGCTTGACATGCCGTCCGGACACGCTTACGGAAAAACGCTGCGTACCGTTAAAACATGTGTCGGCAATACATTCTGCCGATTCGGTACACAGGATTCCATCGGTATGGGCATCCGAATGGAGAAAGCCTTTGAGCGACTGAATGCTCCTGCTAAGGTTAAGCTTGCGGTATCAGGCTGTCCTCGAAATTGTGCAGAATCGACGATTAAGGATTTTGGCGTTATCGCCATTGATGGCGGCTGGGAGCTGCATGTGGGTGGAAATGGCGGTATTAAGGTAAGAGCAACCGAGCTGCTGACGATCGTGAAAACAGAGGATGAGGTCATGGAATGGTCCTCCGCCTTCCTGCAGCTATACCGCGAACAAGCACAATGGAATGAGCGTACAGCACAGTGGATTGAGCGTGTCGGTCTTGAGTACGTGAAGACAGCGCTCGAGAAGCAAGAGGATCGCCTTGACCTTGTGGCAAGGATCGAGAAAACGCTGAGCCTCACCACAGATCCTTGGAAGCAAATCGTAGAAACTGATGAGCTTCGCAAAAATTTCGAGAAATTATCCACTGCTCAGCCTGCGCAAATCTAG